Proteins from a genomic interval of Nocardia sp. BMG51109:
- a CDS encoding cation:proton antiporter, translating to MQLGAVFFGLGLLGRLAARIGMSPIPLYLIGGLVFGTGGLVELHHVDQFIHLASEIGVVLLLLLLGLEYSAAELVTGMRASWLAGVVDLVLNATPGVLVALMLGWGFTGAVAMAGVTYISSSGIVAKVLNDLGRVGNRETPTILSILVFEDLVMAGYLPVLTAVLAGVGFMTGLKTLGIALAAVTVVLVVALRYGRFVSMIVNSQDREIFLLKLLGSALLVAGAASALQVSAAVGAFLLGIAISDTTAHTATKLLEPLRDLFAALFFVLFGLSTDPKSIPPVLGWAVVLAVVTVVTKMATGWWAANRAGASRYGRARAGAALVAHGEFSIVIAGLAVAAGAVPDEFAAMATTYVLLMAVLGPIAARVIEPLLVFSDRRLPRPNWARLRTTTERRSAEEPS from the coding sequence ATGCAGCTGGGCGCGGTCTTTTTCGGTTTGGGTCTGTTGGGGCGCTTGGCGGCGCGGATCGGGATGTCACCGATCCCGCTGTATCTCATCGGGGGCTTGGTGTTCGGCACCGGGGGGTTGGTCGAACTCCATCATGTGGATCAGTTCATCCATCTCGCCTCCGAGATAGGAGTGGTGCTGCTCCTCCTGCTGCTCGGGCTGGAATACAGTGCCGCCGAGCTGGTTACGGGGATGCGGGCCTCCTGGCTGGCCGGCGTGGTGGATCTGGTGTTGAACGCGACCCCGGGCGTGCTGGTCGCGCTGATGCTGGGGTGGGGGTTCACCGGCGCGGTGGCGATGGCGGGCGTCACCTACATCTCGTCGTCCGGAATCGTGGCGAAGGTACTCAACGACCTCGGCCGGGTGGGTAACCGGGAGACACCCACGATCCTGTCGATCCTGGTCTTCGAGGATCTCGTGATGGCCGGGTATCTGCCGGTGCTCACCGCGGTGCTGGCCGGTGTGGGGTTCATGACGGGCCTGAAGACGCTGGGCATCGCGCTGGCTGCGGTGACGGTCGTGCTCGTGGTCGCGCTGCGCTACGGCCGGTTCGTGTCGATGATCGTGAACAGCCAGGACCGGGAGATCTTCCTGCTCAAGCTGCTCGGATCGGCATTGCTGGTCGCCGGGGCGGCCTCGGCCCTGCAGGTTTCGGCGGCCGTGGGCGCGTTCCTGCTCGGCATCGCGATCTCCGATACCACCGCGCACACCGCGACGAAGCTCCTGGAGCCGCTGCGAGACCTGTTCGCCGCCTTGTTCTTCGTGCTGTTCGGCCTGAGTACCGACCCGAAAAGCATTCCCCCCGTCCTGGGTTGGGCGGTCGTCCTCGCGGTGGTCACCGTCGTGACGAAGATGGCGACCGGCTGGTGGGCCGCCAACCGCGCCGGCGCATCCCGCTACGGCCGGGCACGCGCCGGAGCCGCCCTGGTCGCCCACGGCGAATTCTCCATCGTCATCGCCGGATTGGCCGTCGCCGCCGGCGCCGTACCCGACGAATTCGCCGCCATGGCCACCACCTACGTCCTCCTGATGGCCGTCCTCGGCCCGATCGCCGCCCGCGTGATCGAGCCCCTCCTGGTCTTCTCCGACCGCCGCCTCCCCCGCCCCAACTGGGCCCGCCTGCGCACCACCACCGAGCGCCGGAGCGCGGAGGAGCCGTCGTGA
- a CDS encoding cation:proton antiporter regulatory subunit encodes MNVEVTPLPGIGVRKEFPLAASRRRVGVIDHKDGTMDLIVSKPDNPDATDQISLSAQEASVLANLLGAPQLVAQLQEEHRDLDGVTTRQMAVRSGSPFADRALGDTQMRTRTKVSIVAVVRAGHAVPSPGPEFLFTAGDVLVVVGTAEGLAAAARIMTDG; translated from the coding sequence GTGAATGTTGAGGTAACACCGTTGCCGGGTATCGGTGTGCGTAAAGAATTTCCGTTGGCCGCCTCTCGCCGTCGCGTCGGGGTTATCGATCACAAGGACGGCACGATGGATCTGATCGTGAGCAAGCCGGACAATCCCGATGCCACCGATCAGATCTCGTTGTCCGCGCAGGAGGCCTCGGTCCTCGCGAATCTGCTCGGCGCACCGCAGTTGGTGGCGCAGTTGCAGGAGGAGCATCGCGACCTCGACGGTGTCACCACCCGCCAGATGGCCGTCCGGTCCGGGTCGCCGTTCGCCGATCGCGCCCTGGGCGACACGCAGATGCGTACGCGGACAAAGGTTTCCATCGTCGCCGTGGTGCGAGCCGGTCACGCTGTCCCGTCACCGGGACCCGAATTCCTGTTCACCGCAGGGGATGTGCTGGTGGTCGTCGGCACCGCGGAGGGCCTAGCGGCGGCCGCCAGAATCATGACGGACGGCTGA
- a CDS encoding siderophore-interacting protein, whose protein sequence is MGASIKAGIRERAQGNQLLSLELSVARVEKLSPGFSRVVLTGPALDEYRDPRPADAFKLMLPPKPGAAVDGPVRGESGLPEWNGGEQPVLRAFTVRRFDSAARELTLDVARHEQGVSIDWLAAVRPGDTVALSGMRPEWAVADGVHDHILIGDGTALPAIAAIIESLDPADTVTAYLTVPDPADIALVPAHPNLALHRVDDIAEAAGHTPAPIAAGRRAQVWIAAEAGKVRRVRTDAVHHWGIDRADLLARAYWKLGSTSTDNDSATLVKYQEAIAGGQDIHDPALAETIELGA, encoded by the coding sequence ATGGGAGCATCGATCAAGGCGGGCATCCGGGAGCGGGCGCAGGGCAATCAGCTGTTGTCGCTGGAGCTGTCGGTGGCGCGGGTGGAGAAGCTGTCGCCGGGGTTCAGCCGCGTGGTGCTGACGGGGCCCGCCCTGGACGAATACCGCGATCCGCGGCCGGCCGATGCCTTCAAGCTCATGCTGCCGCCGAAGCCGGGTGCGGCCGTCGACGGCCCGGTCCGCGGCGAATCCGGCCTGCCGGAGTGGAACGGCGGCGAGCAACCGGTGCTGCGGGCCTTCACGGTCCGCCGATTCGATTCGGCGGCAAGGGAATTGACCCTGGATGTGGCGCGGCACGAGCAGGGCGTGAGCATCGACTGGCTCGCCGCGGTGCGGCCGGGCGACACGGTGGCGCTGTCCGGGATGCGCCCGGAGTGGGCCGTTGCCGACGGAGTGCACGACCATATCCTGATCGGCGACGGCACCGCGCTCCCCGCGATCGCCGCGATCATCGAGAGCCTCGATCCGGCCGATACCGTCACGGCCTATCTCACCGTGCCCGATCCGGCCGATATCGCGCTCGTCCCGGCACATCCGAATCTGGCGCTGCACCGGGTCGACGACATCGCCGAGGCCGCCGGGCACACCCCGGCCCCGATCGCCGCCGGACGCCGCGCGCAGGTGTGGATCGCCGCGGAGGCCGGGAAGGTGCGCCGCGTCCGGACCGACGCCGTCCACCACTGGGGCATCGACCGCGCCGACCTCCTCGCCCGCGCGTACTGGAAGCTCGGATCCACCAGCACCGACAACGATTCGGCAACCCTGGTCAAATACCAGGAGGCCATCGCGGGCGGCCAGGATATCCACGACCCCGCGCTGGCCGAGACCATCGAGCTCGGCGCCTGA
- a CDS encoding RNA polymerase sigma-70 factor — protein sequence MNDRTASDDPFVTHRSLLFTVAYEMLGSGADADDVVQETWLRWAKVDRDEVRDPRAYLVRTVTRQALNRLRTLTRRREDYLGEWLPEPLLTGPDVAEDVELAESVSIAMLTVLETLTPAERAVFVLREVFDAPYDEIAEALDKTPAAVRQIARRARDHVAARRPRVRVSPTEQQTVVARFRSAIRTGDLQGLLDVLAPDVVLVADGGGIVQAFLHPLEGARRVARVLARLPVVAPGARLADLSLNGAPALRIDIDGDLDSAISLVVEDGKITRIYAVRNPHKLAHLGSAMPLSRT from the coding sequence ATGAACGACCGAACGGCGAGTGACGATCCGTTCGTTACTCATCGCAGCCTGCTGTTCACGGTGGCCTACGAGATGCTCGGATCCGGTGCGGACGCCGACGACGTCGTGCAGGAGACGTGGCTGCGCTGGGCGAAGGTCGACCGGGACGAGGTGCGCGACCCGCGCGCCTACCTGGTGCGGACCGTCACCAGGCAGGCGCTCAACCGGCTGCGCACCCTGACCCGGCGACGCGAGGACTACCTGGGCGAGTGGCTACCCGAACCTCTGCTCACCGGTCCCGACGTGGCCGAGGATGTCGAACTCGCCGAGAGCGTGTCGATCGCGATGCTCACGGTGCTGGAGACGCTCACCCCGGCCGAACGCGCGGTGTTCGTCCTGCGCGAGGTGTTCGACGCGCCGTACGACGAGATCGCCGAGGCCCTCGACAAGACCCCGGCGGCGGTCCGCCAGATCGCCCGCCGGGCCCGCGACCACGTGGCGGCCCGCCGGCCCCGCGTGCGGGTGAGCCCCACCGAGCAGCAGACCGTCGTGGCCCGATTCCGGTCGGCGATCCGCACGGGCGACCTGCAGGGCCTGCTCGACGTCCTCGCCCCCGACGTGGTGCTGGTCGCCGACGGCGGCGGGATCGTGCAGGCGTTCCTGCATCCGCTCGAGGGCGCCCGCCGCGTGGCCCGCGTCCTCGCCCGTCTTCCGGTAGTCGCGCCGGGCGCCCGGCTGGCGGATCTGTCGCTCAACGGCGCTCCGGCGCTGCGGATCGATATCGACGGCGATCTCGACTCCGCGATCAGCCTGGTCGTCGAGGACGGCAAGATCACCCGCATCTACGCCGTCCGCAACCCGCACAAGCTCGCCCACCTCGGAAGCGCCATGCCGCTGAGCCGGACGTAA
- a CDS encoding carboxymuconolactone decarboxylase family protein — MTGTPRIPKAELTGIRGRLVKIVTRRMFGVVPEPLEVMWHHPTAVMDSSAFGRKVNKWNRADASLKSFAHMAVASLVGCTWCLDFGYFHAHNDGLDEVKAREVPRWRESGVFTPLERRVMEYAEAMSQTPPTVTDEMVSALHAELGAPALVELTNWIAFANMATRGNNALGIEAQGFAAACELRPLAQRSDVGSPA; from the coding sequence ATGACCGGCACACCCCGCATACCGAAGGCCGAGCTCACCGGAATCCGCGGCAGGCTCGTGAAGATCGTGACGCGCAGGATGTTCGGCGTCGTCCCCGAGCCGCTCGAGGTGATGTGGCATCACCCCACCGCGGTCATGGACTCCAGCGCGTTCGGGCGCAAGGTCAACAAGTGGAATCGTGCGGACGCGAGCCTGAAGTCGTTCGCGCACATGGCCGTTGCCTCGCTCGTCGGGTGCACCTGGTGCCTGGACTTCGGCTATTTCCACGCCCACAACGACGGGCTCGACGAGGTGAAGGCCCGCGAGGTGCCGCGGTGGCGGGAGTCCGGCGTCTTCACCCCGCTGGAGCGGCGGGTGATGGAGTACGCCGAGGCGATGAGCCAGACCCCGCCGACCGTCACCGACGAGATGGTGTCCGCGCTGCACGCCGAACTCGGCGCCCCCGCCCTGGTCGAACTCACGAACTGGATCGCGTTCGCGAACATGGCCACCCGCGGCAACAACGCCCTCGGGATCGAGGCCCAGGGCTTCGCCGCCGCCTGTGAGCTGCGCCCCCTCGCCCAGCGCAGCGACGTAGGCTCACCGGCATGA